The Elephas maximus indicus isolate mEleMax1 chromosome 19, mEleMax1 primary haplotype, whole genome shotgun sequence genome contains a region encoding:
- the FOXJ1 gene encoding forkhead box protein J1 encodes MAESWLRLPGAGPAEEAAPESGLEEPDALDDSLTSLQWLQEFSILSAKAPALPPGGADPHGYHQVPGSVAPGSPLAADPACLGPPHTPGKPTSSSTSRSAPLGMQAPPPDDVDYATNPHVKPPYSYATLICMAMQASKATKITLSAIYKWITDNFCYFRHADPTWQNSIRHNLSLNKCFIKVPREKDEPGKGGFWRIDPQYAERLLSGAFKKRRLPPVHIHPAFVRQASQEPSTASWARPLTVNTEAQQLLREFEEATGEVGWASGEGRPGHKRKQPLPKRVAKVPRPPSTLLLTQEEQGELEPLKGNFDWEAIFTLDGELGSLEGLELSPPLSPASHGDVDLTVHGHHIDCPATWGPPVEQAADSLDFDETFLATSFLQHPWDESGSGCLPPEPLFEAGDATLAADLQDWTSVGAFL; translated from the exons ATGGCGGAGAGCTGGCTGCGCCTCCCGGGAGCGGGGCCGGCAGAGGAGGCCGCGCCCGAGAGCGGCCTAGAGGAGCCCGACGCCCTGGATGACAGCCTTACCAGCCTGCAGTGGCTGCAGGAGTTCTCCATTCTCAGCGCTAAGGCCCCCGCCCTGCCCCCGGGGGGCGCCGACCCCCACGGCTACCACCAGGTGCCAGGCTCGGTAGCGCCCGGGTCCCCCCTGGCGGCCGACCCCGCCTGCCTAGGGCCGCCGCACACGCCAGGCAAGCCCACTTCGTCCAGCACGTCGAGGAGCGCGCCCCTGGGAATGCAGGCCCCGCCCCCCGACGACGTGGACTACGCTACCAACCCGCATGTGAAACCGCCCTACTCGTACGCCACGCTCATCTGCATGGCCATGCAGGCCAGCAAGGCCACCAAGATCACCCTCTCGGCCATCTACAAGTGGATCACGGACAACTTCTGCTACTTCCGCCACGCTGATCCCACCTGGCAG AATTCCATCCGCCACAACCTGTCCTTGAACAAGTGCTTCATCAAGGTGCCCCGGGAGAAGGACGAGCCAGGCAAGGGGGGCTTCTGGCGCATTGACCCCCAGTACGCAGAGCGGCTGCTGAGTGGGGCCTTCAAGAAGCGGCGGCTGCCCCCAGTCCACATCCACCCTGCCTTTGTCCGTCAGGCCTCACAGGAGCCCAGCACCGCCTCCTGGGCCAGGCCGCTGACCGTCAACACCGAGGCCCAGCAGCTGCTTCGGGAGTTTGAGGAGGCCACAGGGGAGGTGGGCTGGGCTTCCGGCGAGGGCAGGCCTGGGCACAAGCGCAAGCAGCCGCTGCCCAAGCGGGTGGCCAAGGTCCCAAGGCCACCCAGCACCCTGCTGCTGACCCAGGAGGAGCAGGGTGAGCTGGAGCCCCTCAAAGGCAACTTTGACTGGGAGGCCATCTTCACGCTGGATGGAGAGCTGGGCTCCCTGGAGGGCCTGGAGCTGAGCCCGCCACTGAGCCCTGCCTCACACGGCGACGTGGACCTCACCGTCCACGGCCACCACATCGACTGCCCCGCTACCTGGGGGCCCCCGGTAGAGCAGGCTGCCGACAGCCTGGACTTTGATGAGACCTTCCTGGCCACGTCCTTCCTGCAGCACCCCTGGGACGAGAGTGGCAGTGGCTGCCTGCCCCCAGAGCCCCTCTTTGAGGCTGGGGATGCCACCCTGGCTGCCGACCTACAGGACTGGACCAGCGTGGGCGCCTTCTTGTAA